One stretch of Nocardia fluminea DNA includes these proteins:
- a CDS encoding ABC transporter permease encodes MSSAVPLLVRPIEVTTTPAAPPPTAEAVPAARSALARTAGSAGSTVLRLAKPLLAFALLLGVWELAPRFGLVDEVFLPPFSTVVQAFAELAGNGQLAEHASASLTRSVTGFSFALVIAVPVGIAIAWYKPVSDFLNPVLELFRNTAALALLPVFVLILGIGETSKIALIGYATFFPILLNTITGVRTVDPLLVKSAVSLGFSPLRLFQKVILPAAIPSIFTGIRMAAAGSILVLIAAEMIGARAGLGYLITAAQQNFQIPQMYAGIVAISLIGLGFNFALVALERRLSRWRTSPANA; translated from the coding sequence ATGTCTAGCGCCGTCCCCCTGCTCGTACGCCCCATCGAGGTCACCACCACACCCGCCGCGCCCCCACCGACCGCCGAGGCTGTGCCTGCCGCTCGCTCCGCGCTCGCCCGCACGGCCGGCTCGGCAGGCAGCACTGTGCTGCGCCTGGCCAAACCACTGCTGGCCTTCGCGTTGCTGCTCGGCGTGTGGGAGCTGGCGCCACGGTTCGGCCTGGTCGACGAGGTATTCCTCCCGCCGTTCTCCACGGTGGTCCAGGCCTTCGCCGAATTGGCGGGCAACGGCCAGCTGGCCGAACACGCCTCGGCGAGCCTCACCCGCTCGGTCACCGGGTTCTCCTTCGCCCTGGTGATCGCCGTCCCGGTCGGCATCGCGATCGCCTGGTACAAGCCGGTATCGGATTTCCTCAACCCGGTACTCGAACTGTTCCGCAACACCGCCGCGCTCGCACTGCTGCCGGTGTTCGTGCTGATCCTCGGGATCGGCGAGACGTCGAAGATCGCGCTGATCGGCTACGCCACGTTCTTCCCCATCCTGCTCAACACCATCACCGGCGTCCGCACCGTCGACCCGCTGCTGGTGAAATCCGCGGTGTCGCTGGGTTTCTCGCCGTTGCGGCTGTTCCAGAAGGTGATCCTGCCCGCGGCGATCCCGTCCATCTTCACCGGCATCCGGATGGCCGCGGCCGGCTCGATCCTGGTACTCATCGCCGCCGAGATGATCGGCGCGCGAGCGGGCCTGGGTTATCTCATCACCGCCGCCCAGCAGAACTTCCAGATCCCGCAGATGTACGCGGGGATCGTCGCGATCTCGCTGATCGGCCTCGGTTTCAACTTCGCTCTCGTCGCTTTGGAACGCCGGCTCTCGCGCTGGCGCACCTCACCGGCCAACGCCTGA
- a CDS encoding ABC transporter ATP-binding protein, protein MTRTPAKLALRSVGKQFAVRGTDEKFTAIDDISIEVGAGEFLVLVGPSGSGKSTLLDLLGGLSKPSSGQILLDGAPITGPGLDRGVVFQQYALLPWRTARANIQFGLEAKGIARKERKAIAEHYLELVGLAGFGDRYPHELSGGMKQRVAIARSLAFDPKVLLMDEPFAALDAQTRESLQDELLRIWRTTGKTILFITHGIDEAVYLGQRVAVLTSRPGRVKAVIDIDIDRTGDIDVRSSEQFRDYRHRIWTELQSEVSRAQRLELAADDNTAAATAVSTDRSPAHV, encoded by the coding sequence ATGACCCGCACCCCAGCCAAACTCGCGTTGCGATCGGTGGGCAAGCAGTTCGCCGTGCGCGGCACCGACGAGAAGTTCACCGCGATCGACGACATCTCCATCGAGGTCGGCGCGGGCGAATTCCTCGTCCTGGTCGGACCCAGCGGTTCCGGCAAATCCACGCTGCTCGATCTGCTCGGCGGACTGAGCAAACCCAGCTCCGGACAGATCCTGCTCGACGGCGCCCCGATCACCGGTCCCGGACTCGACCGCGGTGTGGTGTTCCAGCAGTACGCGCTCCTGCCGTGGCGCACCGCCCGCGCCAATATCCAGTTCGGCCTCGAAGCCAAGGGCATCGCCCGCAAGGAACGCAAGGCGATCGCCGAGCACTACCTGGAACTGGTCGGCCTGGCCGGCTTCGGTGACCGGTACCCGCACGAATTGTCCGGCGGCATGAAGCAGCGCGTGGCGATCGCCCGCAGCCTGGCCTTCGATCCCAAGGTACTGCTGATGGATGAACCGTTCGCGGCGCTCGATGCCCAGACCAGGGAGTCGCTGCAAGACGAACTCCTGCGGATCTGGCGCACGACCGGCAAGACGATCCTGTTCATCACCCACGGCATCGACGAGGCGGTGTACCTGGGCCAGCGCGTCGCGGTGCTCACCTCACGTCCCGGCCGGGTGAAGGCCGTGATCGATATCGACATCGACCGCACCGGCGATATCGATGTCCGTTCCAGCGAGCAGTTCCGCGACTATCGCCATCGGATCTGGACGGAACTGCAAAGCGAGGTGAGCCGCGCCCAGCGCCTCGAACTCGCCGCCGACGACAACACGGCCGCCGCGACGGCCGTGTCCACCGACAGGAGTCCCGCCCATGTCTAG
- a CDS encoding LLM class flavin-dependent oxidoreductase, which yields MARKTFHLNAFLMGVGHHEAAWRHPRTDEQRVLDVRHFQELARIAERGKLDSVFFADTLAVGPRIERNTLTVFEPITLLSAIAAVTERIGLIATASTSYNEPFNLARKFASLDHISAGRAGWNIVTSGNVDEAYNFGLDAIPEHARRYERAEEFVDVALALWDSWEAEAIVLDTETGVFADPSRVHTLDYTGERFRVRGPLNSPRGPQGRPLLVQAGSSESGKEFAAHRAEAVFTAQRTLDEGVRFYRDLKSRLAKYGRAHDDLKVLPGLVPFIADTVEEARALEQEFTDLISPDYALRQLSSMLGVDLTAHALDAPLPPLPAESEIEGGKSRFTLVKQLAESEDLTVRQLIGKLGGGRGHRTFAGTPDQVADELQSWFDAGAADGFNIMAPYLPGGLETFVDRVVPILQKRGLFRTEYESTTLRGHYGLDPVQNQFAEQDARVSA from the coding sequence ATGGCTCGCAAGACCTTCCACCTCAATGCCTTCCTGATGGGTGTCGGCCACCACGAGGCGGCATGGCGCCACCCGCGCACCGACGAGCAGCGCGTGCTCGACGTACGCCACTTCCAGGAACTGGCTCGCATCGCCGAGCGCGGCAAGCTGGACTCGGTGTTCTTCGCCGACACCCTCGCGGTGGGACCGCGGATCGAACGCAACACCCTCACGGTGTTCGAACCGATCACGCTGCTGTCGGCGATCGCCGCGGTCACCGAGCGGATCGGCCTGATCGCCACCGCGTCCACCAGTTACAACGAACCGTTCAATCTCGCGCGCAAGTTCGCCTCGCTCGACCACATCAGCGCGGGCCGGGCCGGGTGGAACATCGTGACGTCCGGAAATGTAGACGAGGCCTACAACTTCGGGCTCGACGCGATTCCCGAGCACGCCCGCCGCTACGAACGCGCCGAGGAATTCGTGGACGTGGCGCTGGCGCTGTGGGACAGCTGGGAAGCCGAGGCGATCGTGCTCGACACCGAGACCGGCGTCTTCGCCGACCCGAGCCGGGTGCACACGCTCGACTACACCGGTGAACGCTTCCGGGTGCGCGGCCCGCTCAACTCACCACGCGGACCACAGGGCAGGCCGCTGCTGGTGCAGGCCGGGTCTTCGGAATCGGGCAAGGAGTTCGCCGCGCATCGCGCCGAAGCGGTGTTCACCGCACAGCGCACTCTCGACGAGGGTGTGCGGTTCTACCGCGATCTCAAGTCACGTCTGGCGAAGTACGGTCGCGCACACGACGACCTGAAGGTGCTGCCGGGCTTGGTGCCGTTCATCGCCGACACCGTCGAGGAGGCCAGGGCGCTCGAGCAGGAGTTCACCGACCTCATCTCGCCCGATTACGCACTGCGCCAGCTCTCCTCGATGCTCGGCGTCGACCTCACCGCACACGCGCTGGACGCGCCGTTGCCGCCGCTGCCCGCCGAGAGCGAGATCGAGGGCGGCAAGAGCCGGTTCACGCTGGTCAAGCAACTGGCCGAGAGCGAGGACCTCACGGTGCGCCAGCTCATCGGCAAACTGGGCGGCGGCCGCGGCCACCGTACCTTCGCCGGCACCCCCGACCAGGTGGCCGACGAGCTGCAGAGCTGGTTCGACGCCGGCGCGGCCGACGGGTTCAACATCATGGCGCCCTACCTGCCCGGCGGTCTGGAGACCTTCGTCGACCGGGTGGTGCCGATCCTGCAGAAGCGCGGCCTGTTCCGCACCGAGTACGAATCCACCACGCTGCGTGGCCATTACGGACTCGATCCGGTGCAGAACCAGTTCGCCGAGCAGGACGCGCGCGTGAGCGCCTGA
- a CDS encoding TauD/TfdA dioxygenase family protein yields MTTIENPRLVTAVEITPVAGHIGAEVSGIDLREELTGTQVDELTAALHRHKVLFFRDQRIGHTEQIAFSRRFGAVTPSHPYDDDAPTEHPEILAVDSRLYEKKFGRKKFSYTNHWHTDVSPLINPPAASILRAEIAPEIGGDTQWTNLAAAYAGLPESLRTFLDGLRAEHRFGGRIPPWEAGSEYARKIAAAPLVTEHPVVRVHPVTGERVLFVNPGFTTRILGLTPPQSDALLQLLFDEISHPAYTVRFRWAKGSIAFWDNRATAHLAPSDLDHLDVTRVLYRTTLEGDIPVGVDGRSSTPIAGAKFTGA; encoded by the coding sequence ATGACCACCATCGAAAACCCCCGCCTCGTCACCGCTGTCGAGATCACCCCGGTCGCGGGCCACATCGGCGCCGAGGTGAGCGGAATCGACCTGCGCGAGGAACTCACCGGCACCCAGGTCGACGAGCTCACCGCGGCGTTGCACCGGCACAAGGTGCTGTTCTTCCGCGACCAGCGGATCGGGCACACCGAACAGATCGCGTTCTCCCGCCGTTTCGGTGCCGTCACCCCCTCGCACCCCTACGACGACGACGCGCCCACCGAGCACCCCGAGATCCTGGCCGTCGACAGCCGCCTCTACGAGAAGAAGTTCGGGCGCAAGAAGTTCAGCTACACCAACCACTGGCACACCGATGTCTCACCGCTGATCAACCCGCCCGCGGCCTCGATCCTGCGCGCCGAGATCGCGCCGGAAATCGGTGGCGACACCCAGTGGACCAACTTGGCCGCGGCCTACGCCGGGCTGCCGGAATCGCTGCGGACCTTCCTCGACGGGCTGCGGGCCGAACACCGCTTCGGCGGCCGGATCCCGCCGTGGGAGGCGGGCAGCGAATACGCCCGCAAGATCGCCGCCGCACCACTGGTGACCGAACACCCCGTGGTGCGCGTCCACCCGGTGACCGGGGAACGCGTGCTGTTCGTCAACCCCGGCTTCACCACCAGGATCCTGGGCCTGACCCCGCCGCAGAGCGATGCCCTGTTGCAGCTGCTGTTCGACGAGATCTCCCATCCCGCCTACACCGTGCGTTTCCGCTGGGCCAAGGGCAGCATCGCGTTCTGGGACAACCGCGCCACCGCGCATCTGGCCCCCAGCGATCTCGACCACCTCGACGTCACCCGGGTGCTCTACCGCACCACCCTCGAAGGCGACATCCCCGTCGGCGTCGACGGCCGGTCCTCCACCCCGATCGCCGGCGCGAAGTTCACCGGCGCCTGA